One region of Legionellales bacterium genomic DNA includes:
- a CDS encoding helix-turn-helix transcriptional regulator: MMKALTNIQIIKQGDRPAFVVVPYQDWLEITEQQQPEHYIPHEVVGLQLKHGISLIAAWRRYKKITQTALAKKIGVSQPALAQIEKADSQPKEQTLKKLAKALNISVEQLID; encoded by the coding sequence GTGATGAAAGCACTTACTAATATTCAAATTATCAAACAAGGTGATCGCCCTGCGTTTGTGGTTGTACCCTATCAAGATTGGTTAGAAATTACCGAGCAACAGCAGCCCGAACATTATATTCCACATGAAGTGGTAGGGTTACAATTAAAACACGGTATTTCATTAATTGCAGCATGGCGTCGCTATAAAAAAATCACGCAAACGGCTTTAGCAAAAAAAATAGGGGTTAGCCAACCGGCGCTTGCTCAAATCGAAAAAGCTGATAGCCAACCTAAAGAGCAAACCCTAAAAAAATTAGCCAAAGCATTAAATATCAGCGTTGAGCAATTGATTGATTAA
- a CDS encoding type II toxin-antitoxin system RelE/ParE family toxin, with translation MNTIIWSRKARKQLLKIAKKEASVIYDKVGELVNFPHCQQVKKLVNHPHGYRLRVGHYRVLFNYDGDIQVIQIEEVKKRDESTY, from the coding sequence ATGAACACGATAATTTGGTCACGCAAAGCGAGAAAGCAATTGCTTAAAATAGCCAAGAAAGAGGCTAGTGTGATCTATGATAAAGTGGGTGAGCTAGTTAACTTTCCACATTGCCAGCAAGTCAAAAAATTAGTCAATCACCCTCATGGCTATCGTTTACGAGTGGGTCACTATCGTGTGTTATTCAACTATGACGGCGATATCCAAGTTATCCAAATTGAGGAGGTGAAAAAACGTGATGAAAGCACTTACTAA
- a CDS encoding type IV toxin-antitoxin system AbiEi family antitoxin, translating to MKEDITTLSSYLDHLRMDGRYWLSRKEAIATLQISDKAFKLAAYRLSKKGALKRVRGDFFIIVPPEHRIIGALPAAWFIDALMEHLEQQYYVGLLTAAALHGAAHQQPMVFQVITNKPTRNITMGQVRIEFNYKNTINSDFYQLKKTMSGTIQVSTPEMTAFDLVRYMNVAGQVNHVATVLCELAEQLHGEKLGLLLKNDEVEITTAQRLGYLLDALQLPIDLLPLERQLKERKTSRRLLVVSSDQPIIEYNQRWHIAVNEQVEPDEL from the coding sequence ATGAAAGAGGATATAACCACTTTATCGTCTTATTTAGACCATCTCAGAATGGATGGGCGGTATTGGCTATCTCGAAAAGAAGCTATCGCAACATTACAAATCAGTGATAAAGCATTTAAGTTGGCAGCCTATCGCTTATCTAAGAAGGGCGCTTTAAAGCGCGTAAGAGGTGATTTCTTTATTATTGTGCCGCCAGAACATCGTATCATTGGCGCATTGCCTGCGGCTTGGTTTATTGACGCCTTAATGGAACACCTTGAGCAACAGTATTATGTTGGTTTATTAACAGCCGCTGCATTGCATGGCGCAGCCCATCAGCAACCCATGGTTTTCCAAGTCATTACTAATAAACCCACTCGAAATATCACCATGGGACAAGTCAGGATTGAATTTAACTATAAAAACACTATCAACTCTGATTTTTACCAATTAAAAAAAACAATGTCGGGAACCATACAGGTTTCAACACCAGAAATGACCGCATTTGATCTAGTGCGTTATATGAATGTAGCAGGGCAAGTTAATCATGTTGCTACTGTATTATGTGAACTCGCAGAGCAATTGCATGGTGAAAAACTGGGATTATTATTGAAAAATGATGAAGTAGAAATTACGACCGCTCAGCGTTTAGGTTATTTACTAGATGCACTACAGTTGCCGATTGATTTGTTGCCGTTAGAGAGGCAGTTAAAAGAGCGAAAAACATCACGCCGACTATTGGTTGTATCTAGCGATCAACCCATTATTGAGTATAACCAACGATGGCATATTGCAGTCAATGAACAAGTGGAGCCAGATGAATTATGA
- a CDS encoding nucleotidyl transferase AbiEii/AbiGii toxin family protein — protein MIPQAEIISWRNVAPWGGFDQVEHDLVLSRALCELYQNPLVSEGLIFRGGTALHKLFFEQAGRFSEDLDFVQAKAGPIGKTVDAIRECLDSWLGKPSWKQNQGRFTLNYRFQTEIEPIINRKVKIEINTREHHNLEPHLNKTFSVNNRWFQGQVNILTYSIEELLATKLRALYQRKKGRDLYDFWYATRQVPVLDIQKIIDIFHHYMKDENIQVSRAEFEKNLFLKQNNPVFNNDIKPLLSSEQVKQYQIEEAYKLIFRDFLSKLSGEPWKGIE, from the coding sequence ATGATCCCACAAGCTGAAATTATCTCGTGGCGTAATGTCGCACCTTGGGGTGGATTCGATCAAGTCGAACACGACCTTGTACTATCGCGTGCATTATGTGAGTTGTACCAAAATCCTTTAGTGAGTGAAGGCTTGATATTTCGTGGTGGTACTGCTTTACATAAATTATTTTTTGAACAGGCAGGGCGTTTCAGTGAAGACTTAGATTTTGTACAAGCAAAGGCAGGACCAATTGGCAAAACAGTTGATGCGATTAGGGAATGCCTCGATTCTTGGCTCGGCAAGCCCAGTTGGAAACAAAACCAAGGTCGTTTTACCTTAAACTACCGATTTCAGACAGAAATTGAACCTATTATCAACCGTAAAGTAAAAATCGAAATTAATACTCGTGAACACCATAACTTAGAACCACATTTAAACAAAACTTTTTCTGTAAACAATAGATGGTTTCAAGGACAAGTAAATATTTTAACTTATTCCATAGAAGAATTATTAGCAACTAAGCTACGTGCTTTGTATCAACGAAAAAAGGGAAGAGATTTATATGATTTTTGGTACGCGACTCGCCAAGTTCCTGTTTTAGATATTCAAAAAATTATTGATATTTTTCATCACTATATGAAAGATGAAAATATACAGGTATCACGTGCTGAGTTTGAAAAGAATTTATTTCTAAAACAAAACAATCCTGTCTTTAATAATGATATCAAGCCATTACTATCATCTGAACAAGTAAAGCAATATCAGATTGAAGAAGCCTACAAACTTATATTTCGGGATTTTTTATCCAAGCTAAGCGGAGAACCCTGGAAAGGCATTGAATGA
- a CDS encoding Tn3 family transposase, giving the protein MLEKLAKVNCAIFRGSNEKEITVWNEGARLLSNAIIYYNAFILTRLFQQNESQGNIELGKLIKRLPPVSWTDVNFYG; this is encoded by the coding sequence TTGTTGGAGAAACTAGCAAAAGTTAACTGTGCTATTTTTCGTGGTTCAAATGAAAAAGAAATAACCGTATGGAATGAGGGGGCTAGACTGTTATCAAATGCTATTATCTATTACAATGCTTTTATATTGACACGGTTATTTCAGCAAAACGAGTCACAAGGTAATATAGAACTTGGCAAACTTATAAAAAGGTTGCCGCCAGTGTCATGGACAGATGTTAATTTTTATGGCTAG